A DNA window from Amycolatopsis sp. DSM 110486 contains the following coding sequences:
- a CDS encoding L-threonylcarbamoyladenylate synthase yields MSAVYDCSKRESRAEGLATAASAVRSSRLVVLPTDTVYGIGADAFDAGAVQALLRAKNRGPDMPVGVLVGSWSTVDGLVLGLPPQARALVEAFWPGDLSIVLPHAPSLQWDLGQSRGTVMLRMPLHPVALELLRDVGPMAVSSANVSGRPPASTAAEAQDQLGDSVSVYLDGGSSGEAVASSIVDLTGENPVVLREGAVTRAAIAEVMGVPAESLA; encoded by the coding sequence ATGAGTGCGGTGTACGACTGCAGCAAGCGCGAGTCCCGGGCCGAAGGGCTGGCCACCGCGGCGTCAGCGGTGAGGTCGAGCAGGTTGGTGGTCCTGCCGACCGACACCGTCTACGGCATCGGTGCCGACGCCTTCGACGCGGGCGCCGTGCAGGCGTTGCTGCGCGCGAAGAACCGCGGCCCGGACATGCCCGTGGGTGTGCTCGTCGGTTCGTGGTCCACAGTGGACGGTCTTGTGCTCGGCCTGCCGCCGCAGGCGCGGGCGCTCGTGGAGGCGTTCTGGCCGGGCGACCTGTCGATCGTGCTCCCGCACGCGCCGAGCCTGCAGTGGGACCTCGGGCAGTCGCGCGGCACCGTGATGCTGCGGATGCCGCTGCACCCCGTGGCGCTGGAGCTGCTGCGCGACGTCGGCCCGATGGCCGTGTCGAGCGCCAACGTCTCCGGCCGCCCGCCCGCGTCCACCGCGGCCGAGGCGCAGGATCAGCTGGGCGACTCGGTGTCGGTGTACCTCGACGGCGGTTCGAGCGGCGAGGCCGTGGCGTCGTCGATCGTGGACCTCACGGGCGAGAATCCGGTGGTGCTGCGCGAAGGCGCGGTCACGCGCGCGGCGATCGCCGAGGTCATGGGCGTGCCCGCCGAGTCGCTCGCCTGA
- a CDS encoding M6 family metalloprotease domain-containing protein — translation MRPSWIPVRRTTRRVSKVAAVVAAVALLPGLTAGTANADTFTRGWPAPLNSAHWADQAAMTWNDYRKVPGTNWADPSLEPTERTFKGAVVLADYPDEDFVVTKAPHSTVFGNPGPSASNLARENVAQYYQDFLNKPETLNHGHTINEYWMEDSGGRFGVDLTAFGPYRMPGKSFEYGMEFQDNACPQGSTCDRDLRTDARAAWKADVGALADQFDFVFFLSAGQDESSTWQEFGEMKFGSQDAVPDEFGPPGDESLPNWADTRYVPWTSWASASSIWPNAQNGSSTQAESSGQGTYAHEFSHILGIGDNYNNPFGVPPQRAYTGPWEMLSRGSFNGPGGPHTRWQIPATEGGSMGAHHMLRNKLKLGIVDPADVLQLDRDQLAKTGPVTARITAREAAPEPGAYTGLNIALPGGDKSPKCDRNTDPLCDGGGYDNYTLEVVDRMGSDSFAPDSGVLLAKTKNKDAAPFEWIVDANPQDIGLTDYVKPDGTPVKITVGDYRQLNDAAFKAGTGSSGAYEYTDEANRLHFLVTDLARDRSGVLSYTVTVASLDGAGPQARGAHLWPALPAFTKGGLATCDFRLLNTGSPRGAKAPYDSDTYRLSASTDAKGWEVRLPNELATAKFGQTAQIAAYAKRAPGAPYTARVKLTATSVSDPAKTSTTTCTAIGF, via the coding sequence ATGAGACCCTCCTGGATCCCTGTCCGGCGCACGACGAGGCGCGTCTCGAAGGTGGCCGCCGTCGTCGCGGCCGTCGCCTTGCTGCCCGGGCTGACCGCCGGCACGGCGAACGCCGACACGTTCACCCGCGGCTGGCCCGCGCCGCTGAACTCCGCGCACTGGGCCGACCAAGCGGCCATGACGTGGAACGACTACCGCAAGGTCCCCGGCACAAACTGGGCCGACCCGTCGCTCGAGCCCACCGAGCGCACGTTCAAGGGCGCCGTGGTGCTCGCGGACTACCCGGACGAGGACTTCGTGGTCACGAAGGCGCCGCACTCGACCGTCTTCGGCAACCCCGGTCCGTCCGCCAGCAACCTCGCGCGCGAGAACGTGGCGCAGTACTACCAGGACTTCCTCAACAAGCCGGAAACCCTCAACCACGGCCACACCATCAACGAGTACTGGATGGAGGACTCCGGCGGCCGCTTCGGCGTGGACCTCACCGCGTTCGGGCCCTACCGCATGCCGGGCAAGTCCTTCGAGTACGGCATGGAGTTCCAGGACAACGCGTGCCCACAGGGCTCGACGTGCGACCGCGACCTGCGCACCGACGCGCGCGCCGCGTGGAAGGCCGACGTCGGCGCCCTGGCCGACCAGTTCGACTTCGTCTTCTTCCTCTCCGCGGGCCAGGACGAGAGCTCGACGTGGCAGGAGTTCGGCGAGATGAAGTTCGGCAGCCAGGACGCCGTGCCGGACGAGTTCGGCCCGCCCGGCGACGAGAGCCTGCCCAACTGGGCCGACACCCGCTACGTCCCGTGGACGTCGTGGGCCTCGGCGTCGAGCATCTGGCCCAACGCGCAGAACGGCTCGTCGACGCAGGCCGAATCGTCCGGCCAGGGCACCTACGCCCACGAGTTCAGCCACATCCTGGGCATCGGCGACAACTACAACAACCCGTTCGGCGTCCCGCCGCAGCGCGCGTACACCGGCCCGTGGGAGATGCTTTCGCGCGGCAGCTTCAACGGTCCCGGCGGCCCGCACACGCGCTGGCAGATCCCGGCCACCGAAGGCGGCTCGATGGGCGCGCACCACATGCTGCGCAACAAGCTCAAGCTCGGCATCGTCGACCCCGCCGACGTGCTGCAGCTCGACCGCGACCAGCTCGCGAAAACCGGTCCCGTAACGGCGCGGATCACCGCGCGGGAGGCGGCACCGGAACCGGGCGCGTACACGGGGCTGAACATCGCGCTGCCGGGCGGCGACAAATCCCCGAAGTGCGACCGCAACACCGACCCGCTGTGCGACGGCGGCGGTTACGACAACTACACGCTCGAGGTCGTCGACCGGATGGGTTCGGACTCCTTCGCGCCCGACTCCGGCGTGCTGCTGGCCAAGACCAAGAACAAGGACGCGGCGCCGTTCGAGTGGATCGTCGACGCGAACCCGCAGGACATCGGCCTCACCGACTACGTGAAGCCGGACGGCACGCCGGTGAAGATCACCGTCGGCGACTACCGGCAGCTCAACGACGCGGCGTTCAAGGCCGGCACGGGCTCCTCGGGCGCGTACGAGTACACCGACGAGGCCAACCGGCTGCACTTCCTGGTCACCGACCTCGCGCGTGACCGCAGCGGTGTCTTGTCGTACACGGTCACCGTCGCTTCGCTCGACGGTGCGGGCCCGCAGGCGCGCGGTGCGCACCTGTGGCCGGCGCTGCCCGCGTTCACCAAGGGCGGGCTCGCCACGTGCGACTTCCGGCTGCTCAACACCGGTTCCCCGCGCGGGGCGAAGGCGCCGTACGACAGCGACACCTACCGGCTGAGCGCGAGCACCGACGCGAAGGGCTGGGAAGTCCGGTTGCCCAACGAGCTGGCGACGGCGAAGTTCGGGCAGACCGCCCAGATCGCCGCCTACGCGAAACGGGCACCGGGCGCGCCGTACACGGCGCGGGTCAAGCTCACCGCCACGTCGGTGAGCGATCCGGCGAAGACGAGCACCACCACCTGCACGGCCATCGGGTTCTGA
- a CDS encoding VOC family protein encodes MACRITELVIDCADPQRLGNFWCEVLGYVELGWEGADLEIGPPGGFGGPLPTLVLSRSDEPKRGKLPLHLDVNPTDRDQDAELERLLAAGARPADVGQTGEESWHVLADPEGNEFCLLRRRVDAVGSPSTAG; translated from the coding sequence ATGGCCTGCCGGATCACCGAACTCGTCATCGACTGCGCCGACCCCCAGCGTCTGGGGAACTTCTGGTGCGAGGTCCTCGGCTACGTCGAGCTCGGCTGGGAGGGCGCCGACCTGGAGATCGGCCCGCCCGGCGGCTTCGGCGGGCCGCTGCCGACCCTCGTGCTCAGCCGCAGCGACGAGCCCAAGCGCGGGAAACTGCCGCTGCACCTCGACGTCAACCCGACTGATCGCGACCAGGACGCGGAGCTCGAGCGCCTCCTCGCCGCGGGCGCGCGCCCGGCCGACGTCGGGCAGACGGGCGAGGAGTCCTGGCACGTGCTGGCCGACCCGGAGGGCAACGAGTTCTGCTTGCTCCGCCGCCGGGTCGACGCGGTGGGCAGCCCGAGCACCGCCGGCTGA
- the prmC gene encoding peptide chain release factor N(5)-glutamine methyltransferase yields the protein MNRQPLRLAIMEATRILTEAGVESPRTDADLIAAHVLGVDRGRLPMVPLVDPPVIEAIGQLVAQRAKRIPLQYLTGWAALGNITVNVGPGVFVPRPETELLLDWGLKFLHGREFPVVVDLCTGSAALALALAHERPDAVVYAVDVDPQALAWARHNADVHSDAGDTPVRLYSGDIADPTMFAELDGLVDLVLCNPPYVPEGTPVPPEVAEHDPARAVFAEESGLAVIRHAIAAGARLLRPGGGLAIEHDDTHGSAVPALVRARRVLTAVEDHPDFTGRARYVTARRLG from the coding sequence GTGAATCGGCAGCCGCTGCGCCTGGCCATCATGGAGGCCACCCGCATCCTCACCGAGGCGGGCGTGGAGTCGCCGCGGACGGACGCGGACCTGATCGCCGCGCACGTGCTCGGGGTCGATCGCGGGCGGTTGCCGATGGTGCCGCTGGTCGACCCACCCGTGATCGAGGCGATCGGGCAGCTCGTGGCGCAGCGCGCGAAGCGGATCCCGCTGCAGTACCTCACCGGGTGGGCCGCGCTGGGCAACATCACGGTGAACGTGGGCCCCGGCGTGTTCGTGCCGCGCCCGGAGACCGAGCTGCTGCTGGACTGGGGCCTGAAGTTCCTCCACGGACGCGAGTTCCCCGTGGTCGTCGACCTGTGCACGGGGTCCGCCGCGCTGGCCCTGGCGCTGGCGCACGAGCGGCCGGACGCCGTCGTGTACGCCGTGGACGTCGACCCCCAGGCGCTCGCGTGGGCCCGACACAACGCCGACGTGCACTCCGACGCCGGGGACACCCCCGTGCGCCTCTACTCGGGCGACATCGCCGACCCGACGATGTTCGCCGAGCTCGACGGCCTCGTCGACCTGGTGCTCTGCAACCCGCCGTACGTCCCCGAAGGCACGCCCGTGCCCCCGGAGGTCGCCGAGCACGACCCGGCGCGCGCGGTGTTCGCCGAGGAGAGCGGCCTGGCGGTGATCCGCCACGCCATCGCGGCCGGCGCCCGCCTGCTGCGTCCCGGCGGTGGCCTGGCGATCGAGCACGACGACACCCACGGGTCGGCCGTGCCGGCGCTCGTGCGGGCGCGCCGCGTGCTCACCGCGGTCGAGGACCACCCCGACTTCACGGGCCGGGCCCGCTACGTCACGGCCCGCCGCCTCGGCTGA
- a CDS encoding glycosyltransferase family 2 protein: MSSEPSSDRRRIAFVFPIFNEEGNIDLLHRTVDEVTRPLADRYELSFLYVDDGSRDSSLVLLTELSRRDERVTVIELARNFGHQMAVTAGLDLVDADATIIMDSDLQDPPRVALELIERWEEGYDVVYAQRRSRQDSAFKRFTAGAFYWFLRKMAAVDIPKNTGDFRLIDRKVVDELRKYRERDRFLRGLVSYIGFRQTAVLFDRDKRHAGVTGYPLRKMLRFAADGILGFSVTPLRMISRLGYLISALSFVGVLYVIGVKLFAPATAVPGWAFITIAMFFLGGIQIIMLGVLGSYIGRTYSQVQNRPLYGVASVRTGLASDARVTSNPTGRAVDPMDTVDTVDAVQAESRA, from the coding sequence GTGTCTTCGGAGCCCTCGAGCGACAGACGCCGGATCGCGTTCGTCTTCCCCATCTTCAACGAGGAAGGCAACATCGACCTGCTCCACCGGACCGTGGACGAGGTCACCAGGCCGCTGGCCGACCGGTACGAACTCAGCTTCCTCTACGTCGACGACGGCAGCCGCGACAGCTCGCTCGTTCTGCTCACCGAGCTGTCCCGCCGCGACGAGCGGGTGACCGTGATCGAGCTCGCGCGCAACTTCGGCCACCAGATGGCCGTGACTGCGGGCCTCGACCTGGTCGACGCCGACGCGACGATCATCATGGACAGCGACCTGCAGGACCCGCCGCGCGTCGCGCTCGAGCTGATCGAGCGGTGGGAAGAAGGCTACGACGTCGTCTACGCGCAGCGCCGCTCGCGGCAGGACAGCGCGTTCAAGAGGTTCACCGCCGGCGCGTTCTACTGGTTCCTGCGCAAGATGGCGGCCGTCGACATCCCCAAGAACACCGGCGATTTCCGGCTGATCGACCGCAAGGTCGTGGACGAGCTGCGCAAGTACCGCGAGCGCGACCGCTTCCTGCGCGGCCTGGTCTCCTACATCGGGTTCCGCCAGACCGCGGTGCTGTTCGACCGCGACAAGCGCCACGCGGGCGTCACCGGCTACCCGCTGCGCAAGATGCTGCGCTTCGCCGCCGACGGCATCCTCGGCTTCTCCGTCACGCCGCTGCGCATGATCAGCCGTCTCGGCTACCTGATCTCCGCGCTCAGCTTCGTCGGCGTGCTCTACGTGATCGGCGTGAAGCTGTTCGCGCCGGCGACCGCGGTGCCCGGCTGGGCGTTCATCACGATCGCGATGTTCTTCCTCGGCGGCATCCAGATCATCATGCTCGGCGTGCTCGGCAGCTACATCGGCCGCACGTACTCGCAGGTGCAGAACCGGCCGCTGTACGGCGTCGCCTCGGTGCGGACGGGTCTCGCCTCCGACGCTCGCGTCACCTCGAACCCGACCGGGCGCGCTGTGGACCCCATGGACACAGTCGACACCGTCGATGCGGTCCAGGCGGAGAGCCGGGCCTGA
- a CDS encoding GtrA family protein produces MKLLTPQQIRFGVVGVANTLVDAVGFALLYSSVGLPLFVANLCSTTAGMLLSFVLNRNFTFRAKEGDVRKQVLLFFAITAFGLWVVQAAVIFAVGSLLPHVTVLVPKFAGIAVGLVWNYVLYQKVVFRQRTPVPVAATEQPGGTV; encoded by the coding sequence ATGAAGCTCCTGACTCCGCAGCAGATCCGCTTCGGTGTGGTCGGCGTCGCCAACACGCTCGTCGACGCGGTGGGCTTCGCGCTGCTGTACTCCAGCGTCGGGCTGCCGCTGTTCGTCGCGAACCTGTGCTCGACGACCGCGGGCATGCTGCTGAGCTTCGTGCTCAACCGCAACTTCACCTTCCGCGCCAAGGAAGGCGACGTCCGCAAGCAGGTGCTGCTGTTCTTCGCCATCACCGCGTTCGGGCTGTGGGTGGTGCAGGCGGCGGTGATCTTCGCGGTCGGGTCGCTGCTGCCCCACGTCACGGTGCTCGTGCCGAAGTTCGCCGGCATCGCCGTGGGTCTGGTGTGGAACTACGTGCTCTACCAAAAGGTCGTCTTCCGGCAGCGGACCCCGGTCCCGGTTGCCGCCACCGAACAGCCGGGAGGCACGGTATGA